One region of Mucilaginibacter sp. 14171R-50 genomic DNA includes:
- a CDS encoding heme biosynthesis protein HemY: MEISRLEKLLAFIQNEPEDEFLKYALATEYLRLNDTGKALGYYEDLVNNHPDYTGTYYHLGKLYEALNRKDDAISTYEKGMEITKAKRDMHAFSELQAVYRSAMGFEEDDDDY; the protein is encoded by the coding sequence ATGGAGATAAGCAGATTAGAAAAGCTGTTGGCATTTATACAGAACGAACCCGAAGACGAATTTTTAAAATATGCGCTGGCAACTGAATACCTGCGACTTAACGATACCGGAAAGGCTCTGGGCTATTACGAAGACCTGGTAAACAATCATCCAGATTATACAGGCACTTATTACCACCTGGGTAAATTATATGAAGCCCTTAACCGAAAAGACGATGCCATTAGCACTTACGAGAAAGGGATGGAAATAACAAAAGCCAAACGGGATATGCACGCGTTCTCAGAATTGCAGGCTGTTTACCGTTCGGCTATGGGCTTTGAGGAAGATGATGATGATTATTAA